One genomic region from Gemmobacter aquarius encodes:
- a CDS encoding UbiH/UbiF family hydroxylase — protein MRETTDILISGGGVAGLTAAAAFGSAGFSVVIVDPEPPVTSMEAEGADLRSTAFLQPSIPVLQAAGLWDRLAPFAAPLQVMRIIDAGGENPEPRIVKDFDAADISDQPFGWNLPNWLLRREMSARLADLPNVSFRPGLATTALLTRESEALATLSDGTRLRARMVIGADGRNSFVREALGIAVKTTRYGQKALAFAVTHPIPHKNISTEIHRSGGPFTLVPLPDRNGMPCSAVVWMETGPNAQRLAALPVAEFEAEMNTRSCHVLGPLTLISRRSLWPIITQSAACMSGERTALMAEAAHVLPPIGAQGLNMSIADLNALLSLATANRDDIGSAPMLDAYHRARHLDITTRITGIDALNRASMMGGQALRDLRATALDALYSVAPLRKTLMRAGLGVR, from the coding sequence ATGCGTGAAACCACCGATATCCTGATCTCGGGCGGCGGCGTCGCCGGCCTCACCGCAGCCGCCGCCTTCGGCTCGGCGGGGTTTTCGGTCGTGATCGTCGATCCCGAACCGCCCGTTACCAGCATGGAGGCGGAAGGCGCCGACCTGCGCTCGACCGCCTTCCTGCAACCCTCGATCCCGGTGCTGCAAGCCGCAGGCCTCTGGGACAGGCTCGCCCCCTTTGCCGCCCCCCTGCAAGTGATGCGGATCATCGACGCGGGCGGCGAAAACCCAGAACCCCGCATCGTCAAGGATTTCGACGCAGCAGACATCTCCGACCAACCCTTCGGCTGGAACCTCCCGAACTGGCTCTTGCGCCGCGAAATGTCGGCCCGGCTTGCAGACCTGCCGAACGTCAGCTTCCGCCCCGGCCTCGCCACCACTGCCCTCCTCACGCGTGAGTCCGAGGCGCTGGCCACCCTGTCCGACGGCACCCGCCTCCGCGCGCGCATGGTGATCGGTGCCGACGGCCGCAACTCCTTCGTGCGCGAGGCTTTGGGAATTGCCGTCAAAACCACACGCTACGGCCAAAAGGCGCTCGCTTTCGCCGTGACCCACCCGATCCCGCACAAGAATATCTCGACCGAAATCCACCGCTCCGGCGGCCCCTTCACCCTCGTCCCCCTGCCCGACCGCAACGGGATGCCCTGCTCTGCCGTGGTCTGGATGGAAACCGGCCCGAACGCGCAGCGCCTCGCCGCCCTGCCGGTCGCGGAATTCGAGGCGGAAATGAACACCCGCTCCTGTCACGTCCTTGGCCCGCTGACGCTGATCAGCCGTCGCAGCCTGTGGCCGATCATCACCCAATCCGCAGCCTGCATGTCAGGCGAACGCACCGCCCTGATGGCCGAAGCCGCGCACGTCCTGCCCCCCATCGGCGCGCAGGGCCTCAACATGTCCATCGCCGACCTGAACGCGCTGCTATCACTGGCCACGGCCAACCGCGACGACATCGGCAGCGCCCCGATGCTCGACGCCTACCACCGCGCCCGCCACCTCGACATCACCACCCGCATCACCGGCATCGACGCACTCAACCGCGCCTCGATGATGGGTGGGCAAGCCCTGCGCGACCTGCGCGCAACGGCGCTCGACGCGCTGTACTCGGTCGCCCCCCTGCGCAAAACACTCATGCGCGCAGGCCTCGGCGTCCGGTAA
- a CDS encoding aminotransferase class V-fold PLP-dependent enzyme, whose protein sequence is MTNLPLAHVDPDGLQEFSVVFTDRSLNHMSAKFQGVMREVSGLLKEVYRGSAVALVPGGGTYAMEAVARQFGQGNVLIVRNGWFSFRWSQIFEAGGFAQETTVVMARQTGNGAQAPYAPPPVEEVVAKIREMRPEAVFAPHVETSAGLILPDDYIATVAAAAHEVGALMVLDCIASGCVWVDMEATGVDVLISAPQKGWSASPSAGVVVLSARAEERLAATTSNSFAIDLKKWRAIMAAYEGGGHAYHATMPTDAIVGFRDAMLETKAMGFAEAKAAQWELGRAVRGLLAAKGVASVAAEGYQAPGVVVSYTADSDVQNGSKFRAIGMQIAAGVPLQVGEGAEFKTFRLGLFGLDKLKDVPATVARLEGALEAVL, encoded by the coding sequence ATGACGAACTTGCCGCTGGCACATGTGGACCCGGACGGGTTGCAGGAATTCTCGGTGGTGTTCACCGATCGGTCGCTCAACCATATGTCGGCGAAGTTTCAGGGGGTAATGCGGGAGGTGTCGGGCCTGCTGAAAGAGGTCTATCGCGGATCGGCAGTGGCGTTGGTGCCGGGGGGCGGAACCTATGCGATGGAGGCCGTGGCGCGGCAGTTCGGGCAGGGCAACGTGTTGATCGTGCGGAACGGCTGGTTCTCGTTCCGCTGGAGCCAGATTTTCGAGGCGGGCGGGTTCGCGCAGGAGACCACGGTGGTGATGGCGCGGCAGACGGGGAACGGGGCGCAGGCGCCTTACGCTCCGCCGCCTGTCGAGGAAGTCGTGGCCAAGATCCGCGAGATGCGCCCCGAGGCGGTTTTCGCGCCGCATGTCGAGACGAGCGCGGGGTTGATCCTGCCGGACGACTATATTGCCACGGTGGCGGCTGCCGCGCATGAGGTGGGGGCGCTGATGGTGCTTGACTGTATCGCGTCGGGCTGCGTCTGGGTCGATATGGAGGCGACGGGGGTGGATGTGCTGATCTCGGCCCCTCAGAAGGGGTGGTCGGCTTCGCCTTCGGCGGGGGTCGTGGTGCTTTCGGCGCGGGCCGAGGAGCGGCTGGCGGCGACGACGAGCAATTCCTTTGCCATCGATCTGAAGAAATGGCGGGCCATCATGGCGGCCTATGAAGGCGGCGGGCATGCCTATCATGCCACCATGCCGACTGATGCCATCGTGGGATTCCGCGATGCGATGCTGGAGACCAAGGCGATGGGCTTTGCCGAGGCCAAGGCCGCGCAATGGGAATTGGGCCGTGCGGTGCGCGGTTTGCTGGCAGCCAAGGGCGTGGCTTCGGTCGCGGCGGAGGGGTATCAGGCGCCGGGGGTCGTGGTGAGCTATACCGCCGACAGCGACGTGCAAAACGGGTCGAAGTTCCGCGCCATCGGCATGCAGATCGCGGCGGGGGTGCCGTTGCAGGTAGGCGAAGGCGCGGAGTTCAAGACCTTTCGTCTGGGGCTGTTCGGGTTGGACAAGCTGAAGGATGTGCCGGCGACGGTGGCGCGGCTGGAGGGCGCGCTGGAGGCGGTGCTTTAA
- a CDS encoding Lrp/AsnC family transcriptional regulator yields MIDLDDTDRAILRALALEAGVSAGALGRRFGLSQPAAWRRVKRLEEAGVLAGVQVDVDRAALGFGVTVFLGVKLATKGRVSLEDFERAVAAIPEVQVIQHVLGLFDYRLRVVARDIADFERVLRRRIMTLPGVGNVEANVLLTEERRPGPLG; encoded by the coding sequence GTGATCGATCTGGACGATACGGACCGGGCGATCCTGCGGGCGCTGGCGCTGGAAGCCGGGGTTTCGGCTGGCGCATTGGGGCGCCGGTTCGGGCTGAGCCAGCCGGCGGCGTGGCGGCGGGTGAAGCGGCTCGAGGAGGCGGGGGTGCTGGCGGGGGTGCAGGTCGATGTGGACCGCGCGGCGTTGGGCTTCGGGGTCACAGTGTTTCTGGGGGTGAAGCTGGCCACGAAGGGGCGGGTGAGCCTTGAGGATTTCGAGCGGGCGGTGGCGGCTATACCGGAAGTGCAGGTGATCCAGCACGTGTTGGGGCTGTTCGATTACCGCCTGCGGGTGGTGGCCCGCGACATCGCCGATTTCGAGCGGGTGCTGCGGCGGCGGATCATGACGCTGCCGGGGGTGGGGAATGTCGAGGCCAATGTGCTCTTGACCGAGGAGCGGCGGCCGGGACCTTTGGGCTGA
- a CDS encoding Lrp/AsnC family transcriptional regulator — MQLDDTDRRVLRHYLADPALPRAELAERAGVTAATLWRRLERLREGGVIKAERARVDWRRLGYEVEVSLRFTLDKTDPRAFDDFIAAARLVPEVVAIETFLGRVDVRLNVIARDMGHYQEVYRQRILGLPHIAEVDALMLIATIKDAEALPL; from the coding sequence ATGCAGCTTGACGATACGGACCGCAGGGTGCTGCGGCATTATCTGGCCGACCCGGCTTTGCCGCGCGCCGAATTGGCGGAGCGGGCGGGGGTGACGGCGGCGACGTTGTGGCGGCGGCTGGAGCGGCTGCGCGAGGGCGGTGTGATCAAGGCCGAGCGGGCGCGGGTGGATTGGCGGCGGCTGGGCTACGAGGTGGAGGTGAGTTTGCGCTTCACGCTGGACAAGACCGACCCGCGGGCGTTCGACGATTTCATCGCGGCGGCGCGGTTGGTGCCCGAGGTGGTGGCGATCGAGACGTTTCTGGGCCGCGTCGATGTGCGGCTGAACGTGATCGCGCGGGATATGGGGCATTATCAGGAGGTGTACCGGCAGCGGATACTGGGCTTGCCGCATATCGCCGAGGTGGATGCGCTGATGCTGATCGCCACGATCAAGGATGCCGAGGCGCTGCCCCTATGA
- the ilvC gene encoding ketol-acid reductoisomerase codes for MRVYYDRDCDINLIKDKKVAILGYGSQGHAHALNLRDSGAKNLVVALREGSPSAKKAEGEGLKVMGIAEAAAWADLIMFTMPDELQAETYRKYVHDNIREGAAIAFAHGLNIHFGLIEPKKGVDIIMMAPKGPGHTVRGEYVKGGGVPCLVAVHNDATGKAMEIGLSYCSAIGGGRSGIIETNFRQECETDLFGEQAVLCGGLVELIRMGFETLVEAGYEPEMAYFECLHEVKLIVDLIYEGGIANMNYSISNTAEYGEYVSGPRILPYAETKARMKEVLTDIQTGKFVRDFMQENAVGQPFFKATRRINDEHQIEKVGEKLRAMMPWISKGKMVDRARN; via the coding sequence ATGCGCGTCTATTACGATCGTGACTGCGACATCAACCTGATCAAGGACAAAAAGGTCGCCATCCTCGGCTACGGCAGCCAAGGCCACGCCCACGCGCTGAACCTGCGCGACTCGGGCGCGAAAAACCTCGTCGTCGCCCTGCGCGAAGGTTCCCCCTCGGCCAAGAAAGCCGAAGGCGAAGGCCTGAAAGTCATGGGCATCGCCGAAGCCGCCGCATGGGCCGACCTGATCATGTTCACCATGCCCGACGAACTGCAGGCCGAAACCTACCGCAAATACGTCCACGACAACATCCGCGAAGGCGCCGCCATCGCCTTCGCCCACGGCCTCAACATCCACTTCGGCCTGATCGAGCCCAAAAAAGGCGTCGACATCATCATGATGGCCCCCAAAGGCCCCGGCCACACCGTGCGCGGCGAATATGTCAAAGGCGGCGGCGTCCCCTGCCTCGTCGCGGTCCACAACGACGCGACCGGCAAGGCAATGGAAATCGGCCTCTCCTACTGCTCGGCCATCGGTGGCGGCCGCTCGGGGATCATCGAGACCAACTTCCGTCAGGAATGCGAAACCGACCTCTTCGGCGAACAGGCCGTGCTCTGCGGCGGCCTCGTCGAGCTGATCCGCATGGGCTTCGAAACCCTGGTCGAAGCCGGATACGAGCCGGAAATGGCCTATTTCGAATGCCTGCACGAGGTGAAGCTGATCGTGGACCTGATCTACGAAGGCGGCATCGCCAACATGAACTACTCGATCTCGAACACCGCCGAATACGGCGAATACGTCTCGGGCCCGCGCATCCTGCCCTACGCCGAAACCAAGGCCCGCATGAAAGAAGTGCTGACCGACATCCAGACCGGCAAATTCGTGCGCGACTTCATGCAGGAAAACGCCGTCGGCCAGCCCTTCTTCAAAGCGACCCGCCGCATCAACGACGAACACCAGATCGAAAAAGTCGGCGAGAAGCTGCGGGCGATGATGCCGTGGATCTCCAAAGGCAAGATGGTCGACCGCGCGCGGAACTGA
- a CDS encoding DUF262 domain-containing protein, with product MVLLNIVRIGRRMAKKAVLDALIKRADFALQDSPLAMNMGTEIKLAEFIGNGQLGKLLRKPDFQRETNHWSPSQISGLVKSFVSNELIPALILWKSNSFIFVIDGAHRLSALKAWADNDYGDGTASGAFFSQNINASQKTIALETRKLVEAEVGRYSDYVSMTEEQLAADHVKAGKFATIFNRALHVQWIHGNQDVAESSFFKINSQGTVLDQTEETLLKNRNRSYAIAARSIVRAGTGHNYWSKFSQENQKRIEGNAKELNDLLFQPDVTEPLKTLDLPLNGTASPVDSLKSLIDIFAIIDGESDAKKSLAKLTDDADGQQTIELLKRSLKVARRMTGNDAGSLGLHPAAYFYTEKGKPSRYLFLGVLSAISDAVRNNDKSFFKRFTSQRAKIENTLIARKSLIIQGLANVNSTQRVDKIRGLLKSLVIHFEKQDQVLDRDILRFLGLEGSAGDLKQIEAPVGFSTEIKSAIFLQTAVNCAPRCNICGGLLHVVKSASYDHKTPVAAGGQGHVANAQIVHPFCNTGIKGSDVSQP from the coding sequence ATGGTTCTGCTCAATATTGTTCGGATTGGTAGGCGTATGGCGAAAAAGGCCGTTCTAGATGCCCTTATAAAGCGTGCAGACTTCGCATTGCAGGACAGCCCATTAGCCATGAACATGGGCACAGAAATCAAGTTGGCTGAGTTTATAGGCAACGGACAACTTGGCAAGCTCTTAAGAAAGCCAGACTTTCAAAGAGAAACAAATCACTGGAGTCCAAGTCAAATTTCAGGCCTTGTGAAGAGTTTTGTCTCAAACGAATTGATTCCTGCACTGATTCTTTGGAAATCCAACTCGTTCATCTTTGTGATCGATGGCGCACATAGACTTAGCGCTCTAAAAGCTTGGGCTGACAATGACTATGGCGACGGCACCGCATCGGGTGCCTTTTTCTCACAGAATATCAACGCGTCTCAAAAGACAATCGCATTAGAAACACGAAAACTAGTTGAAGCTGAGGTTGGCAGGTATTCGGACTATGTTTCAATGACGGAAGAGCAACTTGCTGCCGACCATGTTAAGGCTGGAAAGTTCGCTACTATCTTTAACAGAGCCCTGCACGTTCAATGGATTCATGGCAATCAAGATGTTGCAGAATCTTCCTTTTTCAAGATCAACTCACAAGGGACAGTCTTGGATCAAACTGAGGAGACACTCCTCAAAAATAGAAATAGGTCCTACGCCATAGCAGCGCGGTCAATTGTTAGGGCAGGCACTGGTCACAATTATTGGTCGAAGTTCTCTCAAGAAAATCAAAAAAGAATCGAAGGCAACGCTAAAGAGCTTAACGATCTTTTGTTTCAACCTGATGTCACTGAACCCCTCAAAACTCTAGATTTGCCTCTAAACGGAACAGCTTCACCAGTAGATTCGTTGAAATCATTAATTGATATATTCGCGATAATCGACGGTGAAAGTGATGCAAAGAAATCCCTTGCGAAGCTCACAGATGACGCAGATGGTCAGCAAACTATTGAGCTACTTAAGCGGAGCCTAAAGGTAGCTCGCCGAATGACCGGAAACGATGCTGGAAGCCTTGGCTTACATCCAGCAGCATATTTTTACACTGAGAAGGGTAAGCCTAGTCGCTATCTGTTCCTTGGTGTGCTCTCGGCAATATCAGATGCCGTCCGAAATAACGATAAGTCATTCTTCAAAAGATTCACATCTCAAAGGGCGAAGATTGAGAACACACTTATCGCACGTAAGTCGTTAATAATTCAGGGCCTCGCCAACGTTAACAGTACGCAAAGGGTCGACAAAATCCGGGGTCTTTTAAAGAGCCTTGTCATACACTTCGAGAAGCAAGATCAAGTTCTTGATCGTGACATTCTACGTTTCCTCGGCCTTGAAGGAAGCGCCGGAGACCTTAAGCAAATTGAGGCCCCAGTGGGTTTTTCAACAGAGATAAAGTCCGCAATTTTTCTACAAACTGCAGTCAATTGTGCACCCCGTTGCAACATATGTGGTGGATTGCTTCACGTCGTCAAGTCAGCCTCCTATGACCACAAAACACCTGTAGCGGCAGGTGGACAGGGTCACGTCGCCAACGCTCAGATCGTTCACCCATTTTGCAATACTGGCATTAAGGGGAGCGACGTATCGCAGCCATAG
- the folP gene encoding dihydropteroate synthase, which produces MEYHRPIAVRAADRPEGALPLAGGWLWFSHVEVLARGAAPRRVAVRDLPAEVRDRLSGTRPAFGGVAMDRPSVMGILNVTPDSFSDGGRFVGAEAALAQARAMAAGADVLDIGGESTRPGAAEVEIAEEIARTAPMIAEMASLGVPISIDTRKAAVAAAALAAGAGIVNDVAAMGFDAGMAGVVAGAGVPVILMHSIKTPATMQIDPVYDDVLLDVFDFLAERVRMAEAAGIPRARIMVDPGIGFGKTVAHNLTLVRGLSLFHDLGVPVLLGVSRKKFIGTIGGEPVADRRVAGSLAVALAGVAQGAQMLRVHDVAETRQAVRLWMAVEEGVA; this is translated from the coding sequence ATGGAATATCATCGACCGATTGCTGTGAGGGCTGCTGACCGGCCCGAGGGTGCCTTGCCGCTGGCGGGCGGCTGGCTGTGGTTTTCGCATGTCGAGGTGCTTGCGCGGGGGGCCGCGCCGCGCCGCGTGGCAGTGCGGGATTTGCCTGCCGAGGTGCGGGACCGCTTGTCGGGGACTCGTCCGGCCTTTGGCGGGGTGGCGATGGATCGCCCTTCGGTGATGGGGATATTGAACGTCACGCCGGACAGCTTTTCGGATGGCGGGCGGTTCGTCGGGGCCGAGGCGGCGCTGGCGCAGGCACGGGCCATGGCTGCGGGTGCCGATGTGCTGGATATCGGCGGCGAGTCGACGCGGCCGGGTGCGGCCGAGGTGGAGATTGCCGAGGAGATCGCGCGGACGGCACCAATGATTGCCGAGATGGCATCGCTTGGCGTGCCGATCAGCATTGATACGCGCAAGGCTGCGGTGGCTGCGGCGGCGCTGGCGGCGGGGGCGGGGATCGTCAACGACGTGGCGGCGATGGGCTTTGATGCCGGCATGGCGGGTGTCGTGGCGGGGGCGGGGGTGCCTGTCATCCTGATGCATTCGATCAAGACCCCTGCGACGATGCAGATCGATCCGGTCTATGACGATGTGCTGCTGGATGTGTTCGATTTTCTGGCGGAACGGGTGCGGATGGCCGAGGCGGCGGGGATACCGCGCGCCAGGATCATGGTCGATCCCGGTATCGGCTTTGGCAAGACGGTGGCGCATAACCTGACGCTGGTCAGGGGGCTGTCGCTGTTCCATGATCTGGGCGTGCCGGTGCTGCTGGGTGTTTCGCGCAAGAAGTTCATCGGGACCATCGGGGGCGAGCCTGTCGCGGACCGCCGTGTCGCGGGATCGCTGGCGGTGGCTTTGGCCGGTGTGGCGCAGGGCGCACAGATGTTGCGGGTGCATGACGTGGCCGAGACGCGGCAGGCCGTGCGCTTGTGGATGGCGGTAGAGGAGGGCGTGGCATGA
- a CDS encoding dihydroneopterin aldolase — protein MTTDIRLAFAHPEERAVASASADPRDRISLRDHIVEVEIGAFQQERGTRQRVQFNVVVEVRPQPQPLDDDVDKILSYDRITEAIAAELSAERLNLLETLAARIAERILAEPQAMRVFVRVEKLDRGPGKLGVEIVRSRAEAPVRAVGSDGNEEAVHPLVVYLDNAAIDDAGLGARLDGLQARGVPVILAVGLPDGPRPLTGHKPTQRRVDLLAIEQNAWRLAAKDDRCVVVATRTEIDWAVKRGQMIVWAPSKLVLDAVDGPQGREAVALALWLAEMMAASGMVVHGDVALPAGSRVPVERA, from the coding sequence ATGACCACCGATATCCGGCTTGCCTTTGCCCATCCCGAGGAACGGGCGGTGGCTTCGGCCTCGGCTGACCCGCGCGACCGGATTTCGCTGCGCGACCATATCGTAGAGGTCGAGATCGGGGCGTTCCAGCAGGAACGTGGCACGCGGCAACGGGTGCAGTTCAACGTGGTGGTCGAGGTGCGGCCGCAGCCGCAGCCTTTGGACGACGATGTCGACAAGATCCTGAGCTATGACCGGATCACCGAGGCCATTGCCGCCGAGCTGTCGGCCGAGCGGCTGAACCTGCTGGAAACGCTGGCGGCCCGTATTGCCGAGCGGATTCTTGCGGAACCGCAGGCGATGCGGGTGTTCGTGCGGGTTGAAAAGCTGGATCGCGGGCCGGGCAAGCTGGGGGTCGAGATCGTGCGGAGCCGCGCCGAGGCGCCGGTGCGGGCGGTGGGCAGCGACGGCAACGAAGAGGCGGTGCATCCTCTGGTCGTCTACCTCGACAATGCGGCGATCGACGATGCGGGGCTGGGCGCGCGTCTGGACGGGTTGCAGGCGCGGGGTGTGCCGGTGATTCTGGCGGTCGGACTGCCGGACGGTCCGCGCCCGTTGACTGGGCACAAGCCGACGCAGCGGCGGGTGGATCTGCTGGCCATAGAACAGAACGCGTGGCGGCTGGCGGCCAAGGACGACCGCTGCGTGGTGGTGGCGACGCGGACCGAAATCGACTGGGCGGTCAAGCGCGGGCAGATGATCGTCTGGGCGCCGTCAAAGCTGGTGCTCGATGCCGTGGACGGGCCGCAGGGGCGCGAGGCGGTGGCGTTGGCGCTGTGGTTGGCCGAAATGATGGCGGCAAGCGGCATGGTGGTTCACGGCGATGTTGCATTGCCGGCGGGAAGCCGCGTGCCGGTGGAGCGGGCCTAA
- a CDS encoding cell wall hydrolase, producing MRLHTGWMLGAIAAVILNGAAFADVTVSHSNDPTAAMGGQMALLLGAERQALDALPEQKLKELAVGPKVATKTTSARQKPAEPVVISYDTAWLASQPAPSGDAEWECLRKAIYFEARGETLKGQFAVAEVILNRKESGRYPGSVCGVVGQRGNGGCQFSYVCDGRADAMRDGEAIDLAGRIARVMLDGAPRTLTMGAMFFHTRGVSPDWSHRFDRTATIGSHLFYRQD from the coding sequence ATGCGCTTGCATACAGGCTGGATGTTGGGGGCGATTGCTGCCGTCATCCTGAATGGAGCGGCCTTCGCCGATGTTACGGTGAGCCATTCGAATGACCCAACCGCCGCAATGGGCGGGCAGATGGCCCTGCTTCTTGGGGCTGAGCGGCAGGCGCTGGATGCCTTGCCGGAGCAGAAATTGAAGGAATTGGCCGTGGGGCCCAAGGTCGCCACGAAGACGACGTCGGCACGGCAAAAGCCTGCCGAGCCGGTCGTGATCTCGTATGACACTGCATGGCTGGCGTCACAGCCTGCGCCCTCGGGTGACGCCGAGTGGGAGTGCCTGCGAAAGGCGATCTATTTCGAGGCGCGGGGCGAGACGCTGAAGGGCCAGTTTGCCGTGGCCGAGGTGATCTTGAACCGCAAGGAGAGCGGGCGTTATCCCGGGTCGGTCTGCGGTGTCGTCGGGCAGCGGGGCAATGGCGGGTGCCAGTTTTCCTATGTCTGTGACGGACGGGCCGATGCGATGCGGGATGGCGAGGCTATCGATCTTGCCGGACGCATTGCGCGGGTGATGCTGGACGGCGCGCCGCGCACGCTGACCATGGGGGCGATGTTCTTTCACACGCGCGGCGTTTCTCCGGACTGGTCGCACCGCTTTGACCGCACCGCCACGATCGGTTCGCATCTGTTCTATCGGCAGGACTGA